In Tachysurus fulvidraco isolate hzauxx_2018 chromosome 25, HZAU_PFXX_2.0, whole genome shotgun sequence, the following proteins share a genomic window:
- the stag1b gene encoding cohesin subunit SA-1 isoform X2 has translation MINSEFPILQDSSNESGQGDTVSLSLSVSELEDTGEGKGKKKRGRPGRPPQAASKKARKSPVDKGGRRPNGMAQQNGDGGDPTTLFEVVKLGKSAMQSVVDDWIESYKQDRDMALLDLINFFIQCSGCKGTVRIEMFRNMQNAEIIRKMTEEFDEDSGDYPLTIAGPQWKKFRYNFCEFIGVLIRQCQYSIIYDEYMMDTVISLLTGLSDSQVRAFRHTSTLAAMKLMTALVNVALNLSINQDNTQRQYEAERNKVAGKRATDKLELLLEKRKELQENQDEIENMMNSIFKGIFVHRYRDAIAEIRAICIEEIGVWMKLYSDAFLNDSYLKYVGWTLHDRQGEVRLKCLKALQTLYTNRGLFPKLELFTNRFKDRIVSMTLDKEYDVAVEAIRLVTLILHGSEDALSNEDCENVYHLVYSAHRPVAVAAGEFLHRKLFSRHDPQAEEALAKRRGRNSPNGNLIRMLVLFFLESELHEHAAYLVDSLWDSSQELLKDWDCMIELLLEEPVQGEEVLGDRHESALIELMVCTIRQAAEAHPPVGRGTGKRVLTAKEKKTQIDDKNKLTEHFIIALPMLLSKYQADAEKVANLLQIPQYFELEVYSSGRMEKHLDALLKQIKLVVEKHTETEVLEACSKTYSILCSEEYTIMNRVDIARSQLIDELSDRFSHSVEDLLQEGDEADDDDIYSVLSSLKKLTAFHNAHDLTKWDLFKNCYRLLKMGIEQGSMPEQIAVQALQCSHYSILWQLVRITEGSPSKDDLLALRRVVKSFLAVCQQCLSNVNTPVKEQAFMLLCDLLMIFSHQLTTGSREALQPLVFNPDNTLQSELLSFVLDHVFIDQDDENQSMEGDEEDEANKIEALHKRRNLLAAFSKLIIYDIVDMPAAADIFKHYMKYYNDYGDIIKETLSKTRQTDKIQCAKTLILSLQQLFNELVQDQGPNLDRTSSHVSGIKELARRFALTFGLDQIKTREAVATLHKDGIDFAFKFPNPKGAEYPPPNLAFLEVLCEFSSKLLRQDKKTVHSYLEKFMTEYMMERREDVWLPLIAYRNSLLTGGDEDRMSVTTGSTTSRASTVRSKRGRPPLHKKRTDADETVDSSWVMRNDSIQTPGGLQTPQLTSTVLRENPRQAAEHVPDQDSSEPGSEPDYIHNPQMQMSWLDQQKMEEVNRKERGGMNYMKARSGGVRQQVRGLMEDDAEPIFEDVMMSSRGQLEDMNEEFEDTMVIDLPPSRNRRERAELRPDFFDSTAIIEDDSGFGMQMF, from the exons ATGATTAATTCAGAGTTCCCCATTTTACA GGACTCTTCTAATGAGTCTGGACAGGGAGACACAGTCAGTCTGAGTCTGAGTGTCAGTGAACTGGAAGACACTGGAGAAGGAAaagggaagaagaagagaggacGGCCAGGAAGACCCCCG CAGGCCGCCAGTAAAAAAGCTCGTAAGTCTCCAGTGGATAAGGGTGGTAGGAGACCAAATGGCATGGCACAGCAGAATGGGGACGGAGGAGACCCCACTACACTGTTTGAGGTGGTCAAACTTGGCAAGAGCGCCATGCAG TCTGTTGTTGATGACTGGATAGAGTCATACAAACAGGACAGAGATATGGCTCTTCTGGATCTTATCAACTTTTTCATTCAGTGCTCTGGGTGTAAAG GTACCGTAAGAATTGAGATGTTTAGAAATATGCAGAATGCAGAAATTATCAGGAAGATGACGGAGGAGTTTGATGAG GACAGTGGTGATTACCCCCTCACCATCGCCGGGCCTCAGTGGAAGAAGTTCCGCTATAATTTCTGTGAGTTCATTGGTGTTCTGATCCGGCAGTGTCAGTACAGTATCATCTATGACGAGTACATGATGGACACAGTCATATCGCTCCTCACCGGCCTGTCTGACTCGCAGGTCCGAGCCTTCAGACACACCTCTACACTCGCAG CAATGAAGCTCATGACGGCACTGGTGAATGTGGCTCTGAACCTCAGCATCAACCAGgacaacacacagagacagtacGAGGCAGAGCGTAACAAGGTTGCTGGTAAAAGGGCCACAGACAAACTGGAGCTCCTCCTGGAGAAGAGGAAGGAG CTGCAAGAGAACCAAGATGAGATTGAGAACATGATGAACTCCATCTTCAAAGGAATTTTCGTTCATCGTTACAG AGATGCGATTGCTGAGATCAGAGCTATCTGCATTGAGGAGATCGGTGTGTGGATGAAGCTGTACAGTGATGCCTTTCTCAATGACAGCTATCTTAAATATGTGGGTTGGACATTACATGACCGA CAAGGAGAAGTCAGACTCAAGTGCCTCAAAGCACTTCAGACGCTCTACACAAACCGAGGCCTTTTCCCCAAACTGGAACTTTTCACTAATCGCTTTAAG GACCGTATTGTGTCCATGACACTAGATAAAGAATATGATGTGGCAGTGGAGGCGATTCGGCTAGTCACTCTGATCCTACA tggCAGCGAGGATGCTCTCTCAAATGAAGACTGTGAAAATGTCTATCACCTGGTTTACTCTGCCCATCGGCCAGTAGCCGTGGCTGCAGGAGAATTCCTCCATAGGAA GCTGTTCAGTCGACACGACCCACAGGCGGAGGAGGCTCTGGCTAAACGAAGAGGCAGGAACAGCCCTAATGGCAATCTCATCAGAATGCTGGTGCTCTTCTTCCTCGAGAGTGAG CTTCATGAGCATGCTGCATATCTTGTGGATAGTTTGTGGGATAGCTCTCAGGAGCTTCTGAAGGACTGGGATTGTATGATTGAGCTGTTGCTGGAGGAACCTGTACAGGGAGAGGAAG TGTTGGGAGACAGACACGAGAGTGCCCTGATAGAGTTAATGGTGTGCACCATTCGACAGGCGGCCGAGGCTCATCCCCCTGTTGGCCGGGGAACAGGGAAGAGG GTTCTGACTGCTAAAGAGAAGAAAACTCAGATTGATGATAAGAACAAACTGACCGAGCACTTCATCATTGCACTGCCCATGTTGTTGTCAAAG TATCAGGCAGATGCTGAGAAAGTGGCTAACCTCCTGCAGATCCCTCAGTATTTTGAACTGGAGGTGTACAGTTCGGGCAGAATGGAAAAG CATTTAGATGCCCTACTGAAGCAGATCAAACTGGTGGTGGAgaagcacacagagacagaagttTTGGAGGCATGCAGTAAGACGTACAGCATCCTGTGCAGTGAGGAGTACACCATCATGAACCGCGTGGACATCGCTCGCAGCCAGCTCATCGATGAGCTCTCCGACCGCTTCAGCCACTCTGTGGAGGACCTGCTGCAGGAG ggGGATGaagctgatgatgatgacatcTACAGTGTTCTCTCATCCCTGAAGAAACTCACTGCTTTCCATAA TGCTCATGACCTAACAAAATGGGACTTGTTTAAAAACTGCTATCGGTTGCTAAAGATGGGAATAGAGCAGGGATCGATGCCAGAGCAG ATTGCAGTGCAGGCTCTTCAATGTTCTCATTACTCCATCCTGTGGCAGCTGGTGCGCATCACTGAGGGATCACCATCCAAG GATGACCTCCTCGCTCTGAGAAGAGTGGTGAAGTCGTTCTTGGCCGTTTGTCAGCAGTGTCTGTCAAATGTGAACACTCCTGTCAAAGAACAG GCGTTCATGCTGCTGTGTGACTTGCTGATGATCTTCAGTCACCAGCTGACCACAGGGAGCAGAGAGGCTCTGCAGCCATTGGTGTTTAATCCTGACAACACGCTGCAGAGTGAGCTGCTCAGCTTTGTCCTTGATCATGTCTTTATCGACCAGGATGATGAGAACCAGAGCATGG agggtgatgaggaagatgaagcAAATAAAATCGAGGCTTTGCATAAGAGGAGAAATCTGCTTGCTGCTTTCAGTAAGCTTATCATTTATGACATTGTGGACATGCCTGCAGCAGCAGACATCTTTAAACACTATATGAAG TACTATAATGATTATGGTGACATCATCAAGGAGACTTTGAGTAAGACCAGACAGACGGATAAGATCCAGTGTGCCAAAACTCTTATACTCAGCTTGCAACAG CTCTTTAATGAGCTTGTGCAGGATCAGGGGCCAAATTTGGACCGAACCTCTTCCCATGTAAGTGGCATTAAAGAGCTGGCTCGCCGCTTTGCTCTGACTTTTGGACTGGACCAAATCAAAACCAGAGAGGCTGTAGCAACTTTGCACAA ggATGGTATCGACTTTGCATTCAAGTTTCCGAACCCTAAAGGAGCAGAATATCCTCCACCCAACCTGGCTTTCCTGGAGGTTTTGTGTGAATTCTCTTCTAAACTCCTCCGTCAGGATAAAAAGACTGT CCACTCGTACCTGGAGAAGTTCATGACTGAGTACATGATGGAGCGAAGGGAGGATGTGTGGTTGCCGCTGATCGCCTACAGAAACTCTTTGTTAACGGGAGGTGATGAGGACCGCATGTCTGTGACGACAGGCAGCACAACAAGCCGAGCCAGCACTGTACGCAGCAAGAGGGGCCGACCGCCACTACATAAGAAACGCACTGACG CAGATGAGACCGTGGACAGCTCATGGGTGATGCGTAACGACAGTATTCAGACTCCCGGAGGTCTGCAGACGCCACAGCTCACCTCCACAGTGTTGAGGGAAAACCCACGCCAAGCAGCAGAACATGTCCCTGACCAGGACTCATCTGAGCCTGGCTCTGAACCGGACTACATTCACAA tCCACAGATGCAGATGTCATGGCTGGACCAGCAGAAGATGGAGGAGGTGaacaggaaagagagaggaggaatgAATTACATGAAGGCACGGAGTGGAGGCGTACGGCAACAAGT GCGAGGCTTAATGGAAGATGACGCAGAGCCCATCTTTGAGGATGTGATGATGTCCTCACGTGGACAGTTGGAGGACATGAATGAGGAGTTTGAAGACACCATGGTGATTGATCTG CCACCATCAAGAAACAGACGCGAAAGAGCCGAACTAAGACCAGACTTTTTTGACTCCACGGCAATTATAGAAGATGATTCG GGATTTGGCATGCAGATGTTTTGA
- the stag1b gene encoding cohesin subunit SA-1 isoform X3, translated as MINSEFPILQDSSNESGQGDTVSLSLSVSELEDTGEGKGKKKRGRPGRPPAASKKARKSPVDKGGRRPNGMAQQNGDGGDPTTLFEVVKLGKSAMQSVVDDWIESYKQDRDMALLDLINFFIQCSGCKGTVRIEMFRNMQNAEIIRKMTEEFDEDSGDYPLTIAGPQWKKFRYNFCEFIGVLIRQCQYSIIYDEYMMDTVISLLTGLSDSQVRAFRHTSTLAAMKLMTALVNVALNLSINQDNTQRQYEAERNKVAGKRATDKLELLLEKRKELQENQDEIENMMNSIFKGIFVHRYRDAIAEIRAICIEEIGVWMKLYSDAFLNDSYLKYVGWTLHDRQGEVRLKCLKALQTLYTNRGLFPKLELFTNRFKDRIVSMTLDKEYDVAVEAIRLVTLILHGSEDALSNEDCENVYHLVYSAHRPVAVAAGEFLHRKLFSRHDPQAEEALAKRRGRNSPNGNLIRMLVLFFLESELHEHAAYLVDSLWDSSQELLKDWDCMIELLLEEPVQGEEVLGDRHESALIELMVCTIRQAAEAHPPVGRGTGKRVLTAKEKKTQIDDKNKLTEHFIIALPMLLSKYQADAEKVANLLQIPQYFELEVYSSGRMEKHLDALLKQIKLVVEKHTETEVLEACSKTYSILCSEEYTIMNRVDIARSQLIDELSDRFSHSVEDLLQEGDEADDDDIYSVLSSLKKLTAFHNAHDLTKWDLFKNCYRLLKMGIEQGSMPEQIAVQALQCSHYSILWQLVRITEGSPSKDDLLALRRVVKSFLAVCQQCLSNVNTPVKEQAFMLLCDLLMIFSHQLTTGSREALQPLVFNPDNTLQSELLSFVLDHVFIDQDDENQSMEGDEEDEANKIEALHKRRNLLAAFSKLIIYDIVDMPAAADIFKHYMKYYNDYGDIIKETLSKTRQTDKIQCAKTLILSLQQLFNELVQDQGPNLDRTSSHVSGIKELARRFALTFGLDQIKTREAVATLHKDGIDFAFKFPNPKGAEYPPPNLAFLEVLCEFSSKLLRQDKKTVHSYLEKFMTEYMMERREDVWLPLIAYRNSLLTGGDEDRMSVTTGSTTSRASTVRSKRGRPPLHKKRTDAADETVDSSWVMRNDSIQTPGGLQTPQLTSTVLRENPRQAAEHVPDQDSSEPGSEPDYIHNPQMQMSWLDQQKMEEVNRKERGGMNYMKARSGGVRQQVRGLMEDDAEPIFEDVMMSSRGQLEDMNEEFEDTMVIDLPPSRNRRERAELRPDFFDSTAIIEDDSGFGMQMF; from the exons ATGATTAATTCAGAGTTCCCCATTTTACA GGACTCTTCTAATGAGTCTGGACAGGGAGACACAGTCAGTCTGAGTCTGAGTGTCAGTGAACTGGAAGACACTGGAGAAGGAAaagggaagaagaagagaggacGGCCAGGAAGACCCCCG GCCGCCAGTAAAAAAGCTCGTAAGTCTCCAGTGGATAAGGGTGGTAGGAGACCAAATGGCATGGCACAGCAGAATGGGGACGGAGGAGACCCCACTACACTGTTTGAGGTGGTCAAACTTGGCAAGAGCGCCATGCAG TCTGTTGTTGATGACTGGATAGAGTCATACAAACAGGACAGAGATATGGCTCTTCTGGATCTTATCAACTTTTTCATTCAGTGCTCTGGGTGTAAAG GTACCGTAAGAATTGAGATGTTTAGAAATATGCAGAATGCAGAAATTATCAGGAAGATGACGGAGGAGTTTGATGAG GACAGTGGTGATTACCCCCTCACCATCGCCGGGCCTCAGTGGAAGAAGTTCCGCTATAATTTCTGTGAGTTCATTGGTGTTCTGATCCGGCAGTGTCAGTACAGTATCATCTATGACGAGTACATGATGGACACAGTCATATCGCTCCTCACCGGCCTGTCTGACTCGCAGGTCCGAGCCTTCAGACACACCTCTACACTCGCAG CAATGAAGCTCATGACGGCACTGGTGAATGTGGCTCTGAACCTCAGCATCAACCAGgacaacacacagagacagtacGAGGCAGAGCGTAACAAGGTTGCTGGTAAAAGGGCCACAGACAAACTGGAGCTCCTCCTGGAGAAGAGGAAGGAG CTGCAAGAGAACCAAGATGAGATTGAGAACATGATGAACTCCATCTTCAAAGGAATTTTCGTTCATCGTTACAG AGATGCGATTGCTGAGATCAGAGCTATCTGCATTGAGGAGATCGGTGTGTGGATGAAGCTGTACAGTGATGCCTTTCTCAATGACAGCTATCTTAAATATGTGGGTTGGACATTACATGACCGA CAAGGAGAAGTCAGACTCAAGTGCCTCAAAGCACTTCAGACGCTCTACACAAACCGAGGCCTTTTCCCCAAACTGGAACTTTTCACTAATCGCTTTAAG GACCGTATTGTGTCCATGACACTAGATAAAGAATATGATGTGGCAGTGGAGGCGATTCGGCTAGTCACTCTGATCCTACA tggCAGCGAGGATGCTCTCTCAAATGAAGACTGTGAAAATGTCTATCACCTGGTTTACTCTGCCCATCGGCCAGTAGCCGTGGCTGCAGGAGAATTCCTCCATAGGAA GCTGTTCAGTCGACACGACCCACAGGCGGAGGAGGCTCTGGCTAAACGAAGAGGCAGGAACAGCCCTAATGGCAATCTCATCAGAATGCTGGTGCTCTTCTTCCTCGAGAGTGAG CTTCATGAGCATGCTGCATATCTTGTGGATAGTTTGTGGGATAGCTCTCAGGAGCTTCTGAAGGACTGGGATTGTATGATTGAGCTGTTGCTGGAGGAACCTGTACAGGGAGAGGAAG TGTTGGGAGACAGACACGAGAGTGCCCTGATAGAGTTAATGGTGTGCACCATTCGACAGGCGGCCGAGGCTCATCCCCCTGTTGGCCGGGGAACAGGGAAGAGG GTTCTGACTGCTAAAGAGAAGAAAACTCAGATTGATGATAAGAACAAACTGACCGAGCACTTCATCATTGCACTGCCCATGTTGTTGTCAAAG TATCAGGCAGATGCTGAGAAAGTGGCTAACCTCCTGCAGATCCCTCAGTATTTTGAACTGGAGGTGTACAGTTCGGGCAGAATGGAAAAG CATTTAGATGCCCTACTGAAGCAGATCAAACTGGTGGTGGAgaagcacacagagacagaagttTTGGAGGCATGCAGTAAGACGTACAGCATCCTGTGCAGTGAGGAGTACACCATCATGAACCGCGTGGACATCGCTCGCAGCCAGCTCATCGATGAGCTCTCCGACCGCTTCAGCCACTCTGTGGAGGACCTGCTGCAGGAG ggGGATGaagctgatgatgatgacatcTACAGTGTTCTCTCATCCCTGAAGAAACTCACTGCTTTCCATAA TGCTCATGACCTAACAAAATGGGACTTGTTTAAAAACTGCTATCGGTTGCTAAAGATGGGAATAGAGCAGGGATCGATGCCAGAGCAG ATTGCAGTGCAGGCTCTTCAATGTTCTCATTACTCCATCCTGTGGCAGCTGGTGCGCATCACTGAGGGATCACCATCCAAG GATGACCTCCTCGCTCTGAGAAGAGTGGTGAAGTCGTTCTTGGCCGTTTGTCAGCAGTGTCTGTCAAATGTGAACACTCCTGTCAAAGAACAG GCGTTCATGCTGCTGTGTGACTTGCTGATGATCTTCAGTCACCAGCTGACCACAGGGAGCAGAGAGGCTCTGCAGCCATTGGTGTTTAATCCTGACAACACGCTGCAGAGTGAGCTGCTCAGCTTTGTCCTTGATCATGTCTTTATCGACCAGGATGATGAGAACCAGAGCATGG agggtgatgaggaagatgaagcAAATAAAATCGAGGCTTTGCATAAGAGGAGAAATCTGCTTGCTGCTTTCAGTAAGCTTATCATTTATGACATTGTGGACATGCCTGCAGCAGCAGACATCTTTAAACACTATATGAAG TACTATAATGATTATGGTGACATCATCAAGGAGACTTTGAGTAAGACCAGACAGACGGATAAGATCCAGTGTGCCAAAACTCTTATACTCAGCTTGCAACAG CTCTTTAATGAGCTTGTGCAGGATCAGGGGCCAAATTTGGACCGAACCTCTTCCCATGTAAGTGGCATTAAAGAGCTGGCTCGCCGCTTTGCTCTGACTTTTGGACTGGACCAAATCAAAACCAGAGAGGCTGTAGCAACTTTGCACAA ggATGGTATCGACTTTGCATTCAAGTTTCCGAACCCTAAAGGAGCAGAATATCCTCCACCCAACCTGGCTTTCCTGGAGGTTTTGTGTGAATTCTCTTCTAAACTCCTCCGTCAGGATAAAAAGACTGT CCACTCGTACCTGGAGAAGTTCATGACTGAGTACATGATGGAGCGAAGGGAGGATGTGTGGTTGCCGCTGATCGCCTACAGAAACTCTTTGTTAACGGGAGGTGATGAGGACCGCATGTCTGTGACGACAGGCAGCACAACAAGCCGAGCCAGCACTGTACGCAGCAAGAGGGGCCGACCGCCACTACATAAGAAACGCACTGACG caGCAGATGAGACCGTGGACAGCTCATGGGTGATGCGTAACGACAGTATTCAGACTCCCGGAGGTCTGCAGACGCCACAGCTCACCTCCACAGTGTTGAGGGAAAACCCACGCCAAGCAGCAGAACATGTCCCTGACCAGGACTCATCTGAGCCTGGCTCTGAACCGGACTACATTCACAA tCCACAGATGCAGATGTCATGGCTGGACCAGCAGAAGATGGAGGAGGTGaacaggaaagagagaggaggaatgAATTACATGAAGGCACGGAGTGGAGGCGTACGGCAACAAGT GCGAGGCTTAATGGAAGATGACGCAGAGCCCATCTTTGAGGATGTGATGATGTCCTCACGTGGACAGTTGGAGGACATGAATGAGGAGTTTGAAGACACCATGGTGATTGATCTG CCACCATCAAGAAACAGACGCGAAAGAGCCGAACTAAGACCAGACTTTTTTGACTCCACGGCAATTATAGAAGATGATTCG GGATTTGGCATGCAGATGTTTTGA